A single Tachypleus tridentatus isolate NWPU-2018 chromosome 9, ASM421037v1, whole genome shotgun sequence DNA region contains:
- the LOC143224856 gene encoding uncharacterized protein LOC143224856 isoform X1, whose product MSSEDSSAVNGQVRGRDLVVPIVITEVSSPSSSSPSLSGDGDHQTTFRRLKSCRFHNVSEIPLNEENCSFRSTSFRCGDAPHRRSRHHDSRRLHRMASAKERSRVREKRLVFRTVSDHSEEVKTRHQHRRSSGRVSQRKLSLPEALSEDRERSSPLPIRHDKESLSRKSYVYGQRERNWSRAAISNLDTSDSETPKEVRRRPVVYAVVLTALAILASSVLLVAIMLLLTPSEDDKIRKENEEILKDVLSTLSTSIDGAIVNDTINMTGQPG is encoded by the exons ATGTCATCGGAGGACAGTAGCGCCGTGAATGGACAGGTCAGAGGTCGTGACCTCGTGGTACCTATTGTGATCACCGAGGTGTCGTCACCTTCGTCGAGTTCGCCATCGCTTTCTGGTGATGGTGACCATCAAACAACGTTCCGCAGGTTGAAAAGCTGTCGTTTTCACAATGTCAGCGAGATTCCTCTAAATGAAGAAAACTGCAGTTTTCGCAGCACGTCCTTCCGCTGTGGGGACGCTCCCCACCGGCGCTCTAGACATCATGACAGCCGTCGCCTTCATCGCATGGCATCAGCCAAAGAAAGGAGCCGGGTCCGCGAGAAGCGGCTCGTGTTTCGCACTGTCAGCGACCACAGTGAGGAGGTTAAAACGCGTCACCAGCATCGACGGTCCTCAGGCCGAGTTAGTCAGCGAAAACTCTCTTTACCTGAAGCCCTATCTGAGGACCGCGAACGTTCGTCGCCTCTACCCATACGTCACGATAAGGAATCGCTCTCTCGTAAAAGTTACGTTTACGGtcagagagaaagaaattggtCGAGGGCCGCCATATCGAACCTTGATACTTCGGACAGTGAGACACCAAAAGAAGTCCGACGACGTCCGGTTGTGTATGCCGTCGTATTGACCGCTTTAGCCATTCTGGCCTCAAGCGTTTTGCTAGTAGCCATTATGCTCCTTTTGACTCCTTCCGAAGACGATAAAA TCCGTAAAGAAAACGAAGAGATTCTTAAGGATGTTTTGTCCACTTTGTCAACTTCTATAGATGGCGCCATCGTCAACGATACCATTAATATGACAGGACAACCTGGATGA